GCCCCTGGAAAAAGTGGCCCAGTTTGTCGTAAGGATTGCGGCTCAGGTTAAACATCTCCTGCACGTCGAAGCCGATGGGCACTTTGGCGTAGGTGTACATGCCGCCGCCGATCAGAATAAGCGCGTGGAAAAAGATAAGCGTGTAAAGGAGGGGCGTCAGCGGGTAGCGACGATGCGTGGACAATAGCAGCGGCACAATGATAATGACCGGGGTGACCTCCATGAGCCAGGTCGTGCGGTCAGCGGTAAAGAGGCCGGTGTAAATCAGGGCAAGCAACAGGATCAGCGCGCCGCCTTTGAGTGTCGATGAGAGTGCGGTTGATGTCATACTCGTCTTCTGTCTCAGTCAAAAAAGCACTATCGCCTGCTGGCGTGCGAAATTCAATGTTACCGGGTGTACGTTTTCGTCACTTCCTGCGCCATTGCCGTAAATGCCTTCACGGCGGCCGTTCTCCACGCGCCTTTGCGTAGCATCAGCGCGGCGGTTCGTTCCAGCAACTGCGGCGTCAGTGAAACGGCTTTTAATCCCTCATTTTGCGCGGCGATTGGCGATGGAAGCAGGGTGGCGAGCGTTGTACGACGCACCAGTTCCAGAATGGCATTGATAGAGTTTGCTTCTATTACTATCTGCGGATGCAGATCTCTTTGGCGGCAATAGCGATCAATTTGTTCGCGCGTCGCAAATTCCTCACTCAGTAAAATGAGTCGTTCATTATTAAGATGTGACAAGGCTACGCACTCCTGTTGCGCCAGAGGATGGCTTTCAGACACCATCAACGCAAGGGATTCCTTCAGTAGCGGCAGTACGTCGATGTCTGCCGAATGAACATCATCAAATGCGATGCCGATGTCCAGTTCATCGTTGAGCAGCAGCTCTTCCATCTTTTTCTGCGACATCTCCTGTAACGCAAGGGTGATATTGGGATAGCGCGCATAAAA
This Klebsiella sp. WP3-W18-ESBL-02 DNA region includes the following protein-coding sequences:
- a CDS encoding DUF2238 domain-containing protein — encoded protein: MTSTALSSTLKGGALILLLALIYTGLFTADRTTWLMEVTPVIIIVPLLLSTHRRYPLTPLLYTLIFFHALILIGGGMYTYAKVPIGFDVQEMFNLSRNPYDKLGHFFQGLVPALAAREILLRSGYVRGRKMVGFLVCCIALAISAAYELIEWWAALAMGQGADDFLGTQGDPWDTQSDMFCALLGALTTVLLLGRYHQRQLMRLL
- the cynR gene encoding transcriptional regulator CynR; translated protein: MLLRHIHYFLAVAEHRGFTRAATALHVSQPALSQQIRQLEESLGAQLFDRSGRHIQLTDAGEAWLGYAKNALRSLEEGKRAIHDVEDLSRGSLRVAVTPTFTSWLIGPLMARFYARYPNITLALQEMSQKKMEELLLNDELDIGIAFDDVHSADIDVLPLLKESLALMVSESHPLAQQECVALSHLNNERLILLSEEFATREQIDRYCRQRDLHPQIVIEANSINAILELVRRTTLATLLPSPIAAQNEGLKAVSLTPQLLERTAALMLRKGAWRTAAVKAFTAMAQEVTKTYTR